The following are encoded together in the Panicum virgatum strain AP13 chromosome 6K, P.virgatum_v5, whole genome shotgun sequence genome:
- the LOC120639282 gene encoding uncharacterized protein LOC120639282 produces the protein MEAVGGQSSGQRGAGTEPPVQAEGENTRARSLAERLAAQSNAGSLGRVSPPRRQTGPGAVSFVICTCRDRHTAGDLHASRAPANLALCASRPYPLHESLHCPGPFTGALQGPQDGEDHDAELGAAAPERGASDGGGDRRAVPSGDGPGGASARALSGADESGGCVPEEGARPSAEGQTGRSGAEDAARPEAEGETGRGGAKNAARPGVGEGGRTDRAALEQPAGPVERVDPVPEPEVARDEEAMMEPAVMPVQPVAEPVQSEVEVLETAEPGQPERSGVLASSAALGEAGTSGQIAAGSRSGLGAGASGEGVSQVVVLRGVPKDFIRAEYEEEEVWQEQLELGGAINADLQHAAQSHWQE, from the exons ATGGAGGCAGTCGGCGGTCAGTCGTCGGGCCAGCGAGGTGCCGGCACCGAGCCACCGGTGCAGGCCGAGGGTGAAAACACGCGCGCGCGGTCGCTGGCCGAGAGGTTGGCTGCTCAGTCGAACGCGGGGTCCCTCGGACGGGTGTCGCCGCCAAGGCGTCAGACCGGCCCGGGCGCAGTATCGTTCGTCAT ATGCACATGCCGCGACCGGcacaccgccggcgacctccacgcgtcgcgcgcgccggcgaaccTCGCCCTCTGCGCGAGCCGTCCTTATCCcctt CATGAAAGTCTCCACTGCCCGGGTCCCTTCACGGGCGCCCTCCAAGGCCCTCAAGATGGGGAGGACCACGACGCCGAactcggcgccgcagcccccgagcgggGGGCCTCGGACGGCGGAGGAGATCGTCGAGCAGTACCGAGCGGCGATGGCCCAGGGGGCGCATCGGCTCGTGCGCTGTCTGGTGCAGACGAATCCGGTGGGTGCGTCCCGGAGGAGGGGGCTCGGCCAAGCGCCGAGGGACAAACCGGCCGGAGTGGCGCAGAGGATGCTGCCCGGCCGGAAGCCGAGGGAgagaccggccggggcggcgcgaaGAATGCCGCCCGGCCGGGCGTTGGCGAAGGAGgaaggaccgacagggctgcGCTGGAGCAGCCCGCCGGTCCGGTGGAGAGAGTGGACCCCGTCCCGGAGCCTGAGGTGGCCAGGGACGAGGAGGCCATGATGGAGCCGGCGGTGATGCCGGTGCAACCGGTGGCGGAGCCGGTGCAGTCGGAGGTGGAAGTGCTAGAGACAGCGGAACCGGGGCAGCCCGAGCGCTCCGGCGTACTTGCGTCAAGTGCCGCGCTCGGCGAGGCCGGCACCAGCGGCCAGATCGCAGCTGGTTCCAGGAGCGGTCTTGGGGCCGGTGCATCTGGCGAAGGGGTGAGCCAGGTCGTCGTGCTGCGAGGTGTCCCCAAGGACTTCATCCGTGCCGAGTACGAGGAGGAAGAGGTCTGGCAAGAgcagctcgagctcggcggtgCGATAAACGCCGACCTCCAGCATGCCGCGCAGAGCCATTGGCAAGAGTAG